Proteins encoded within one genomic window of bacterium:
- the truA gene encoding tRNA pseudouridine(38-40) synthase TruA, with amino-acid sequence MRNIKLLLEYDGTAFAGWQVQPEQRTVQGVLESALSQMTGEKVSLTGSGRTDAGVHASGQVANFKTDKDIPLKAFNEGLNALLPKDVAVLHAEETDPDFHSRFGATSRLYRYQIITRRSPLLERYAWRILYPLNRDALPELCNVILGKHDFTAFASAQAEVDNFNVNVTRAGWKDYGGVLSFEILADRFLHNMVRIIVGTMMDTARGHLKPEDMKRILESRDRTLAGKTAPACGLCLVKVEY; translated from the coding sequence ATGCGGAACATCAAACTTCTTCTTGAATACGACGGCACGGCCTTTGCCGGATGGCAGGTCCAGCCGGAGCAGCGCACGGTGCAGGGGGTGCTGGAGTCGGCCCTGTCCCAGATGACCGGGGAGAAGGTGTCGCTGACAGGCTCGGGCCGCACCGATGCCGGGGTCCATGCCTCGGGGCAGGTGGCCAATTTCAAGACGGATAAAGACATTCCCTTAAAAGCCTTCAACGAGGGCCTGAATGCATTGCTTCCAAAAGATGTGGCGGTGCTCCATGCAGAAGAGACCGACCCGGATTTCCATTCCCGTTTCGGCGCCACCAGCAGGCTGTACCGCTACCAGATCATCACCCGGCGCTCGCCCTTGCTGGAGCGCTATGCCTGGAGGATCCTCTATCCGCTGAACCGGGATGCCCTGCCGGAACTGTGCAACGTAATACTGGGCAAACACGATTTCACCGCCTTCGCCTCGGCCCAGGCCGAGGTGGACAATTTCAATGTGAACGTGACCCGGGCCGGCTGGAAGGATTACGGGGGCGTGCTCAGCTTTGAGATCCTGGCCGACCGCTTTCTGCATAACATGGTCCGGATCATTGTAGGGACCATGATGGACACGGCCCGGGGGCACCTTAAGCCGGAGGATATGAAGAGAATACTGGAGTCCAGGGACCGGACACTGGCCGGAAAGACCGCCCCGGCCTGCGGGCTGTGTTTGGTGAAGGTGGAGTACTGA